A genomic region of Ochotona princeps isolate mOchPri1 chromosome 17, mOchPri1.hap1, whole genome shotgun sequence contains the following coding sequences:
- the LOC101522180 gene encoding keratin, type I cytoskeletal 17 isoform X1, producing the protein MTTTIRQFTSSSSIKGSSGLGGSSRTSCRLSGSLGGGSCRLGSAGGLAGALGSSNYSSCYSFGSGGSYGGSFGSSDGLLAGGEKATMQNLNDRLASYLDKVRALEEANTELEVKIRDWYQKRAPGPAPDYSHYWKSIEDLKNKILTATVDNANILLQIDNARLAADDFRTKFETEQALRMSVEADINGLRRVLDELTLARADLEMQIENLKEELAYMRKNHEEEMNALRGQVGGEINVEMDAAPGVDLSRILSEMRDQYEKMAEKNRKDAEDWFFTKTEELNREVATNSELLQSGKSEISELRRSLQALEIELQSQLSMKASLEGSLAETENRYCVQLSQIQGLIGSVEEQLAQLRCDMEQQNQEYRILLDVKTRLEQEIATYRRLLEGEDAHLTQYKPKEPVTTRQVRTIVEEVQDGRVISSREQVHQTTH; encoded by the exons ATGACCACCACCATTCGCCAGTTCACCTCGTCCAGCTCCATCAAGGGTTCCTCAGGCCTGGGGGGCTCATCCCGCACCTCCTGCCGGCTGTCCGGCAGCCTGGGTGGCGGCTCCTGCAGGCTGGGCTCTGCTGGTGGCCTCGCTggtgccctgggcagcagcaacTACTCCAGCTGCTATAGCTTTGGTTCTGGTGGCAGCTATGGCGGCAGCTTCGGCAGCAGTGATGGGCTGCTGGCTGGTGGGGAGAAGGCCACCATGCAGAATCTCAATGACCGCCTGGCCTCCTACCTGGACAAGGTGCGTGCTCTGGAGGAGGCCAACACCGAGCTGGAGGTGAAGATCCGCGACTGGTACCAGAAGCGGGCTCCAGGGCCTGCCCCCGACTACAGCCACTACTGGAAGTCCATTGAGGACCTCAAGAACAAG ATCCTCACAGCCACCGTGGACAATGCCAACATCCTCCTGCAGATCGACAACGCCCGCCTGGCTGCGGATGACTTCCGCACCAA GTTTGAGACAGAGCAGGCCCTGCGCATGAGTGTGGAGGCCGACATCAACGGACTGCGCAGGGTGCTGGACGAGCTGACCCTGGCCAGGGCTGACCTGGAGATGCAGATCGAGAACCTCAAGGAGGAACTGGCCTACATGAGGAAGAACCATGAGGAG GAGATGAATGCTCTGCGAGGCCAGGTGGGTGGCGAGATCAATGTGGAGATGGATGCTGCCCCCGGCGTGGACCTGAGCCGCATCCTGTCTGAGATGCGCGACCAGTACGAGAAGATGGCTGAGAAGAACCGCAAGGACGCCGAGGACTGGTTCTTCACTAAG ACAGAGGAGCTGAACCGCGAAGTGGCCACCAACAGCGAGCTGTTGCAGAGTGGCAAGAGCGAGATCTCAGAGCTGCGCCGCTCTCTGCAGGCTTTGGAAATTGAGCTGCAGTCTCAGCTCAGCATG AAAGCATCTCTGGAGGGCAGcctggcagagacagagaaccGCTACTGCGTGCAGCTGTCCCAGATCCAGGGTCTGATCGGCAGCGtggaggagcagctggcacagctgCGCTGTGACATGGAGCAGCAGAACCAGGAGTACAGGATCCTGCTGGACGTGAAGACACGGCTGGAGCAGGAGATCGCCACCTACCGCCGCCTGCTGGAGGGCGAGGATGCCCA CCTGACTCAGTACAAGCCAAAAGAAC CCGTGACCACCCGCCAGGTGCGCACCATCGTGGAAGAGGTCCAGGACGGCAGGGTCATCTCCTCCCGCGAACAGGTGCACCAGACCACCCACTAA
- the LOC101522180 gene encoding keratin, type I cytoskeletal 17 isoform X2: MAAASAAVMGCWLVGRRPPCRISMTANTELEVKIRDWYQKRAPGPAPDYSHYWKSIEDLKNKILTATVDNANILLQIDNARLAADDFRTKFETEQALRMSVEADINGLRRVLDELTLARADLEMQIENLKEELAYMRKNHEEEMNALRGQVGGEINVEMDAAPGVDLSRILSEMRDQYEKMAEKNRKDAEDWFFTKTEELNREVATNSELLQSGKSEISELRRSLQALEIELQSQLSMKASLEGSLAETENRYCVQLSQIQGLIGSVEEQLAQLRCDMEQQNQEYRILLDVKTRLEQEIATYRRLLEGEDAHLTQYKPKEPVTTRQVRTIVEEVQDGRVISSREQVHQTTH; the protein is encoded by the exons ATGGCGGCAGCTTCGGCAGCAGTGATGGGCTGCTGGCTGGTGGGGAGAAGGCCACCATGCAGAATCTCAATGACC GCCAACACCGAGCTGGAGGTGAAGATCCGCGACTGGTACCAGAAGCGGGCTCCAGGGCCTGCCCCCGACTACAGCCACTACTGGAAGTCCATTGAGGACCTCAAGAACAAG ATCCTCACAGCCACCGTGGACAATGCCAACATCCTCCTGCAGATCGACAACGCCCGCCTGGCTGCGGATGACTTCCGCACCAA GTTTGAGACAGAGCAGGCCCTGCGCATGAGTGTGGAGGCCGACATCAACGGACTGCGCAGGGTGCTGGACGAGCTGACCCTGGCCAGGGCTGACCTGGAGATGCAGATCGAGAACCTCAAGGAGGAACTGGCCTACATGAGGAAGAACCATGAGGAG GAGATGAATGCTCTGCGAGGCCAGGTGGGTGGCGAGATCAATGTGGAGATGGATGCTGCCCCCGGCGTGGACCTGAGCCGCATCCTGTCTGAGATGCGCGACCAGTACGAGAAGATGGCTGAGAAGAACCGCAAGGACGCCGAGGACTGGTTCTTCACTAAG ACAGAGGAGCTGAACCGCGAAGTGGCCACCAACAGCGAGCTGTTGCAGAGTGGCAAGAGCGAGATCTCAGAGCTGCGCCGCTCTCTGCAGGCTTTGGAAATTGAGCTGCAGTCTCAGCTCAGCATG AAAGCATCTCTGGAGGGCAGcctggcagagacagagaaccGCTACTGCGTGCAGCTGTCCCAGATCCAGGGTCTGATCGGCAGCGtggaggagcagctggcacagctgCGCTGTGACATGGAGCAGCAGAACCAGGAGTACAGGATCCTGCTGGACGTGAAGACACGGCTGGAGCAGGAGATCGCCACCTACCGCCGCCTGCTGGAGGGCGAGGATGCCCA CCTGACTCAGTACAAGCCAAAAGAAC CCGTGACCACCCGCCAGGTGCGCACCATCGTGGAAGAGGTCCAGGACGGCAGGGTCATCTCCTCCCGCGAACAGGTGCACCAGACCACCCACTAA